The following proteins are co-located in the Megalops cyprinoides isolate fMegCyp1 chromosome 15, fMegCyp1.pri, whole genome shotgun sequence genome:
- the LOC118790346 gene encoding homeobox protein vent1B-like produces the protein MVKSFSVQWLARSHYDIQTEQDTTSVENSRTNFKPHIPCTVQPRPPTCYNKDYLQMKSKASVDDNSKQRTYYSSGPAGCSSPSLSENSGYSSGYESEAASLECPIENDGEKRGTHRRVRTKFTSEQIYKLEKTFNKHKYLDPTERIKTAAKLNLSETQVRTWFQNRRMKLKREVQDWRTENFPPTLLCPTMFPHAPSVQNHSYAGQRLPFTQAPHAIYPPMMQQVPVQQIHPMMLAPHYY, from the exons ATGGTAAAAAGTTTTTCAGTGCAATGGCTAGCTCGTAGCCATTACGACATTCAGACCGAACAGGACACGACTTCTGTGGAAAATTCTCGGACGAATTTTAAACCCCACATTCCGTGTACAGTTCAGCCTCGACCGCCGACGTGTTACAACAAGGACTACCtgcaaatgaaatcaaaggCCTCTGTGGATGATAATAGTAAACAGCGCACTTATTATTCTTCTGGTCCCGCTGGCTGCTCTTCCCCGAGCT TGTCAGAGAACAGTGGATATTCCTCGGGGTACGAGAGCGAGGCTGCCTCCTTGGAGTGCCCTATAGAAAATGACGGAGAGAAGCGGGGGACACATCGCAGGGTCCGCACCAAATTCACATCTGAACAGATCTACAAGCTAGAAAAGACCTTTAACAAACACAAGTACCTGGATCCTACGGAAAGAATCAAAACGGCTGCAAAACTGAACCTCTCTGAAACTCAG GTGAGAACGTGGTTTCAGAATCGGAGAATGAAGCTGAAGCGTGAGGTGCAGGACTGGCGCACAGAAAACTTCCCTCCTACGCTACTGTGCCCCACCATGTTCCCACACGCTCCTTCCGTTCAGAACCACAGCTACGCTGGACAGCGACTCCCCTTTACTCAAGCGCCACATGCGATTTACCCGCCTATGATGCAGCAGGTCCCGGTGCAGCAGATCCACCCCATGATGCTGGCTCCGCATTATTACTGA